One window of Papaver somniferum cultivar HN1 chromosome 9, ASM357369v1, whole genome shotgun sequence genomic DNA carries:
- the LOC113307700 gene encoding 40S ribosomal protein S5-like, translated as MAAAVAAAPVVEGAGAPQYDVKLFNKWTFDEVAVSDMSLVDYIGVAARHATYVPHTAGRYSAKRFRKAQCPIVERLTNSLMMHGRNNGKKIMAVRIIKHAMDIIHLLTDQNPIQVIVDAVINSGPREDATRIGSAGVVRRQAVDISPLRRVNQAIYLLTTGARESAFRNVKTIAECLADELINAAKGSSNSYAIKKKDEIERVAKANR; from the exons atggcagcagcagtagcagcagcaccaGTAGTTGAGGGAGCCGGTGCACCACAATATGATGTCAAGCTCTTCAACAAATGGACGTTTGATGAAGTCGCG GTCAGTGACATGTCATTGGTGGATTACATTGGTGTTGCTGCTAGGCACGCAACATATGTCCCACACACAGCTGGTAGGTACTCAGCAAAAAGGTTTAGGAAGGCCCAGTGTCCCATTGTGGAGAGGCTGACCAATTCCCTGATGATGCATGGGCGAAACAACGGGAAGAAGATCATGGCAGTTCGCATAATTAAGCATGCCATGGACATCATCCATCTCCTTACAGACCAAAACCCCATCCAAGTTATTGTTGATGCAGTCATCAACAG TGGACCAAGAGAGGATGCTACACGAATTGGGTCGGCTGGTGTTGTGAGGCGTCAAGCTGTCGATATCTCTCCTCTTAGACGTGTCAACCAGGCCATCTATCTACTTACAACTGGTGCACGTGAGAGTGCTTTCAGGAACGTCAAGACCATAGCTGAGTGCCTGGCTGATGAATTGATCAATGCTGCCAAAGGGTCTTCGAACAG TTATGCAATCAAGAAGAAAGATGAGATCGAACGTGTTGCCAAGGCAAATCGTTAA